TTTCGCCGCGATGTCTGTATTGCTTGCGTCGCGTTGCAGGTTGGCCTCTTTGATGAGGTCTTCCAGCAACTCGGGTGTCACATCTGCCTTGGCATATGCGCGTTCCGCCAGCACGGATGTGCCAGCCGCGCCAACCTCGGCGAAGCCGCCCGTCACCAGATATTCATCGGTTCCGGACGCTGTAACAACCTTCAACACGCCAGGGCGCAGGGTCGTGATCACCGGCGCGTGAAGCGCCATAGCAGTGAAGTCACCCTCGGCTCCGGGGATTTGCACCTCGGAGGCCTGCACAGAGGCCAAACGCCGTTCGGGCGAGACCAGGTCGAATTGCATCATCTCAGCCATCTAATTGGCCTCCTTGA
Above is a window of Litoreibacter janthinus DNA encoding:
- a CDS encoding F0F1 ATP synthase subunit epsilon, with translation MAEMMQFDLVSPERRLASVQASEVQIPGAEGDFTAMALHAPVITTLRPGVLKVVTASGTDEYLVTGGFAEVGAAGTSVLAERAYAKADVTPELLEDLIKEANLQRDASNTDIAAKYADDLVAASMQISA